A genomic segment from Gossypium hirsutum isolate 1008001.06 chromosome D04, Gossypium_hirsutum_v2.1, whole genome shotgun sequence encodes:
- the LOC121215964 gene encoding photosystem II protein D1, with the protein MTAILESCKSESLWGRFCNWITNTENRLYIGWFGVLMIPTLLTATFVFIIAFITAPPVDIDGIREPVSESLLYGNNIISGAIIPTSAAIGLHFYPIWEAASVDE; encoded by the coding sequence ATGACTGCAATTTTAGAGAGTTGCAAAAGTGAAAGCCTATGGGGTCGCTTTTGTAATTGGATAACCAACACTGAAAACCGTCTTTACATCGGATGGTTTGGTGTTTTGATGATCCCTACATTATTGACCGCAACTTTTGTATTTATTATCGCCTTCATTACTGCTCCTCCAGTAGATATTGATGGTATTCGTGAACCTGTTTCTGAATCTCTACTTTACGGAAACAATATTATTTCTGGTGCCATTATTCCTACCTCTGCAGCTATTGGTTTGCACTTTTACCCGATCTGGGAAGCGGCATCTGTTGATGAATAG